In the genome of Deltaproteobacteria bacterium, the window TCTCGGCGATATTCCATCTCGGCGGCCTTTGCGCGCTCGTCTCGCTCGTGCGCGCCGAAACCGAGCGCGCCGCTCCCGCGCTGGTGGCGTCCGCGCTGATATTGCTCGCGCCGCAATTCGCGTTCTGGTCGCGCACGCCGCTTCTCGAAATCCCGATGGCCGCGCTGATTCCGGTGATCGTGTGGGGCGCGGTGCGCAGCGAGCGTTTCACGCGCCACGTTCCCGCGGCCGTCGCGGGCGTCTCGGCGGGCTTGGGCCTGCTCATCAAGTGGACTTTCGTCACGGCCATCGCGGGCATCGCGCTCGCGTGGATGGCGGACGCGGCGCTCGCCGCCATACGCGACAAAAGCGGATCGCGATTCGCGTGGCGCGGTCTCGCGGCGGCCATCGTCGCCGTCATCGTCGTCGCCGCGCCGTGGTACATCTTCGGATTGGATTTTGGCGAGATCCGCTCGCACGCGCAGACCGATCCCACCACGGCGACGCCCCTCGAAGTGCTGTGGTGGTATCCCGCGCGGCTCGCGACGCAGGCGTGGGGATTCGTGCCGACGATTCTGTGCGTCCTCGCCGGACCTTTCGCGTTCGCGCTGCCGCGACGCCGCGCGGCGTGGATCGCTGCGGCGGGCCTCGCCGTCGCGTTCGCGAGCCTCGTCGTGATTCCGCACAAAAACATCCGCTACGCGGCGGTGCTGATTCCGTATCTCGCCCTGCTCGCGGCGCTCGGCATGGGCGCGCTGCAACGCATTGGCAAAACGGCGGGGGCGATCGGCCTTGCGGCGGGCGTTGCCGTCGCGACGATTTGCGCGGCGACCCTATGGACGCGAAGCTTTGCGCGCGACCTGTTCCCCAGCGCGACGGGAGATCTGGAGCGGATTCGCGCCGCGTGCCTTGGCGATCACAAGACGGTGATGGATCGCGTGCTCGCGCGGCTCGATCCGCGCGCCGACGCGCCCGCGTCGATCGCGCTGCATCCGCTCGCGAAAAACACGATGAGCTTCGGCTACGACCTGATCTTTCACGCGCTGGCCATGAACGGAAAAGCGCGCCTCATCGGATTCGAGATCCCGGGCTACGAGGAATTCTCGAATCGCTTCGCCGAGGCGGATTTATTGATCGTGCCCGCATCGGTGTGGTCGACGAGCGATGAGGATTTGCGCGGTGTGATGATCGACATCGTCAACACGCTGCGCCCCGGTTCCTCGCCAACGCCGGTTCCGGATGACCCTCTATTTCGCGTGCGCATCGACCGGGCATACGCACTCACCGAAACGGTCGAGACCGCCTGCGCGGGTCCGATCGAAATCTACGCGAAAAAAGCGACCGGGCCGTAGAGCGCTATTTCTTCGCGGCGGGCGTCGGCACCGCAGGCGGTGTGCGCGAAACCTGCGTCAGCGGCGGCGGAATGCGATCGCGATTCGAACCGAGCGCATCATACACGCGTTTCGCCATCATGCGTTGCCCCTCCCGATTGGGCAGATCAAAATCGAAAAACAGCCATCGGTCCTTGACCGCCGCAAAATTGTCCTGTGTGCGTACGACGAGCGCGCCGAATTTCGCGGCCTGTTCCAAAAACGGCCTGCGCCACGTCGCCATCGGGTCCTTGCCGAAGACGCGCAGATCGACCGGCTCGTCGAGGACGATCGCCAGCGCTCCGGTTTCGCGCACGAGAGAGAGTGCGTATTGCAGATGCGCCGTGAAGGTGGCCGTTTCGTCCGGCAACTCCTCGGTCGCCGTGTCATAAAGACCCAGGTTGTAGGCGACTCGCGCGCTGTCGTGCGCGATGAAGAAGTCGTTCATCAGCGAGCTGAAGATCACCACGCGCGGCATGACGGACTTGAGAAACGGCTGAATGCCCGGCGGGAACTGCGCTTCCATGCCGAATACGGGATCGGCGAGATTGACGACCTTGAACCGGTAATCGGGAAATTCCGAACCCTCGTCGAAGCGCGTTTGCAGCATCGTCGGCCAGGTCGGGCCCGACTTGGTCGTGGGATCGCCCGCCGCGGGCACGCCGCCGAAGACGAGAATTACGTCGGAGTTCGACTCCACCGGAAAAAAGATCTTGCGATCTGAACGAGACAGTTCGCGCCGCGCCTCGAACGCGCGCGCGTTGAAGTACCCGTCCTCCATATACGCACCGTAAAGATTGCGCTTTGACTTCTGCCCCGGAAGGTTGTTGAAGAGGGCGAAACCGAAGACGACCAGAAAGGGCAGCGCCGGGTAGAACGCGACCAACTGCGCGACGATGCCGGGCGGGTCGCTCCGGCCGCGCGCGGCCGATGCGATCAGTCCGTCCGCCATCCAGAACAGCACGATCGCCAGCAGCACCGCACCGATGCGGCGCGCGACGACGCGAAAGGCTCCCGGCACGAATTCGCGCTCGCTCCCGTCCGCGAACCGGACGACGAAGCGGTCCACGGCACTCCAGGGCGAGCGCCATGCCGGCACCTTCATTCCGGGGTCGGCGAGCAGGTGGATCGTGGACGCCGAGAGGACGAGCGGTCCCTCGTGAACCTGCGCCCCATTCTGGTCGACGCGAACCCGACCGTCCGCAAAGCGAAAGACAAGTTCGTGCTCTTCGCCGACTTTCGCCGGGACGGGCGTTGCGGTCGTGTCGGTCTCTCTCGCTTGTATCCAGGTTGAGACGCCGTCCGCCTTCGTCGATAAGCGTAACCCCTCGTAACCGATTGTGTCCGCCTGATAATTGAACAACACGCCGAGAGCGCTGGTCGTCTCGCTGGGCCGGTAGCGGATGCGCAATTCAGTCGGCTGCGTGTCGAGGCGTACGGCCAGCATCGCGCGGGCGACGCGTTGGTCGGTCGGAATCTTGAGGTTGAATGCATCGGTCCAAACGGCGGACGTGTGCCAGGAGACGACGAGAAACAGGACCCCGGTCAGATTGAGCGCGGTGAAAATCCACATGACGAGCGTGTGGCGGCGCGCGGGCAGCACCCAGCGCCGAACACGACTCCAACGCGGTTCGCGATCAACGCCGCCGCGCATCCGATCCCAGAATTTCGCCACGGTGGTTCCTGAGCGAAGGAAAGATATTCCATGATACGGATGTCGCCCCCGCGTTTCAATCGTGTCGCCCACTCCGTTGCCACGAAAAGTTCGGCGACCCATTTGCCGACTTTCGTGGAGATGGACATAAATGGCTCGCTTTTTCGTTGAATTTCGCGCGCCGCTGACCTAAGATCGCCCCGCTTCCGCCGGGTTTTTCGCCCGCGCGGGTGGGGGGGACCATGGACGACGTCATCATCACCGTCGCCGTCACCGGCGCGGAAACGACGCGCGAACAGGCCCCCACCTTGCCGTTCACGCCCGAGGAGATCGCCGACGAAACCGCCCGTTCCTTCGAGGCCGGCGCGTCGATCGTCCATTTGCACGTGCGCGAGGACGACGGTACGCCGACGCAGGATCGCGACCGCTTCGCGAAAACGATCGAGCTGATCCGCGCGAAGTGCCCGATCCTGATCGAGACCACGACCGGCGGCGCGGCGGGAATGCCCGACGAGGATCGGCTTCAGCCGATCTCCCTGCGCCCGCCGATGGCGAGCCTCGACTGCGGCTCGGTCAATTTCGGCGACGAGGTGCTCATCAACACCTTCGGGCAGATGCAGTTTTACGCGCGCCAGATGGCCAAGCACGACGTGAAACCCACGCTCGAATGCTTCGACATCGGCCACATCCACAACGCGCGGATGCTGATCGAACGCGGTATGCTCGACCCGCCGCACCATTTCGGCCTCGTGCTCGGCGTCCCTGGGGGCATCCCCGCCACGCCACGCTGTTTGCAGGCAATGGTCGAAAACCTGCCCGATCACTCGCTTTGGACCGTCATCGCCGTCGGCGGCAAGGCGAGCGCCCTGCTGCACCCGCTCGCGCTGGCGCTGGGCGGCCACGTGCGCGTCGGGTTCGAGGATTCGATCTACGTGCGCAAGGGGGTGGTCGCCGAGTCGAACGCCGATCTCGTGCGTCATGTTGCGAGCCTCGCCCGCAAGATGGGCCGCGAGGTCGCCGACGTGGCCGCCGTGCAAAAAGCCCTCGGAATCTTCGTCGCGCCCTATGCCCGGCGCGAGCCCGACGCCAAGCCGACCTAGCGTCCCGATTTCCCGCGACTCGCGGGTGTGTTTTCCATTTCGCTTTTTCCCAATCACGAGGTTTCCCATGCCGGCCGGCAACCGATACGGCACGCACCGCGTGCGTGAACCCTTGGGCGCGCTTCCGCAACCCGCTCTGCGCGTCGACAACGACATGTCCGTGCTCTACGACAACGAGATCCTGTGCGACGTCGAAACGCTCAACGTCGATTCGGCGAGTTTCAAGGTGATCCTCGATCACGCCGAGGGCGATTCCGAGCGCGTGAAATCGATCATCCTCGACATCGTGCGAAAGTGCGGAAAGCTGAAAAACCCGTGGACCGGCTCCGGCGGCATGTTTGTCGGCCGCGTCGCGAAAATCGGCTCGGCTCTCGCGGGCAAGGTCGCGCTGTCGGTGGGCGATCGGATCGCAAGTCTC includes:
- a CDS encoding glycosyltransferase family 39 protein, with the protein product MSRNLTLRRAWPYLAVAAMVGARLASDLAWLSRTDYPFTADFLAWADQYARALRESGIFGVIRRALGESYYPPLLFALWGCVGAAFDDPRAAAPVVSAIFHLGGLCALVSLVRAETERAAPALVASALILLAPQFAFWSRTPLLEIPMAALIPVIVWGAVRSERFTRHVPAAVAGVSAGLGLLIKWTFVTAIAGIALAWMADAALAAIRDKSGSRFAWRGLAAAIVAVIVVAAPWYIFGLDFGEIRSHAQTDPTTATPLEVLWWYPARLATQAWGFVPTILCVLAGPFAFALPRRRAAWIAAAGLAVAFASLVVIPHKNIRYAAVLIPYLALLAALGMGALQRIGKTAGAIGLAAGVAVATICAATLWTRSFARDLFPSATGDLERIRAACLGDHKTVMDRVLARLDPRADAPASIALHPLAKNTMSFGYDLIFHALAMNGKARLIGFEIPGYEEFSNRFAEADLLIVPASVWSTSDEDLRGVMIDIVNTLRPGSSPTPVPDDPLFRVRIDRAYALTETVETACAGPIEIYAKKATGP
- a CDS encoding 3-keto-5-aminohexanoate cleavage protein, yielding MDDVIITVAVTGAETTREQAPTLPFTPEEIADETARSFEAGASIVHLHVREDDGTPTQDRDRFAKTIELIRAKCPILIETTTGGAAGMPDEDRLQPISLRPPMASLDCGSVNFGDEVLINTFGQMQFYARQMAKHDVKPTLECFDIGHIHNARMLIERGMLDPPHHFGLVLGVPGGIPATPRCLQAMVENLPDHSLWTVIAVGGKASALLHPLALALGGHVRVGFEDSIYVRKGVVAESNADLVRHVASLARKMGREVADVAAVQKALGIFVAPYARREPDAKPT